In Streptomyces violaceusniger Tu 4113, one DNA window encodes the following:
- the proC gene encoding pyrroline-5-carboxylate reductase, with translation MTEKVAVLGTGKIGEALLSGMIRGGWSPSDLLVTARRPERAEELRSRHGVEAVSNAEAAKSADTLILTVKPQDMGALLDELAPHVPADRLVISGAAGIPTSFFEARLAAGTPVVRVMTNTPALVDEAMSVISAGSHATEEHLAHTEAIFGGVGKTLRVPESQQDAATALSGSGPAYFYFLVEAMTDAGILLGLPRDKAHDLIVQAAIGAAVMLRDSDQHPVKLREAVTSPAGTTINAIRELESHGVRAALIAALEAARDRSRELASGNG, from the coding sequence ATGACGGAGAAGGTCGCCGTGCTCGGCACGGGAAAGATCGGTGAAGCCCTTCTCAGCGGAATGATCCGAGGTGGCTGGTCACCGTCCGACCTCCTGGTCACGGCCCGCCGCCCCGAGCGCGCCGAGGAGCTCCGTTCGCGCCACGGCGTCGAGGCCGTCTCCAACGCCGAGGCGGCCAAGTCCGCCGACACCCTCATCCTCACCGTCAAACCGCAGGACATGGGCGCCCTGCTCGATGAGCTCGCCCCACACGTCCCCGCCGACCGGCTGGTGATCTCCGGCGCCGCCGGCATCCCCACCTCCTTCTTCGAGGCGCGCCTGGCCGCCGGCACCCCGGTCGTCCGTGTGATGACCAACACCCCCGCACTGGTCGACGAGGCCATGTCCGTCATCTCGGCGGGCAGCCACGCCACCGAGGAGCACCTCGCCCACACCGAGGCGATCTTCGGCGGCGTCGGCAAGACGCTGCGCGTCCCCGAGTCCCAGCAGGACGCCGCGACCGCCCTCTCCGGCTCCGGCCCGGCCTACTTCTACTTCCTCGTCGAGGCCATGACCGACGCGGGCATCCTGCTGGGCCTGCCCCGCGACAAGGCCCATGACCTGATCGTCCAGGCGGCCATCGGCGCCGCGGTGATGCTGCGCGACAGCGATCAGCACCCGGTCAAGCTGCGGGAGGCCGTGACCTCCCCGGCGGGCACCACGATCAACGCCATCCGCGAGCTCGAGAGCCACGGGGTGCGCGCCGCGCTGATCGCCGCGCTGGAGGCGGCCCGCGACCGCAGCCGCGAGCTCGCCTCCGGGAACGGCTGA
- the trpS gene encoding tryptophan--tRNA ligase: protein MTETKTARRRIFSGIKPSGHLTLGNYLGAVRRWVQEDQHRADALFCVVDLHALTVEHDPARVRRLTRQAATLLLASGLDPEQCTLFVQSQVDEHARLSYLMECTATDGQMRRMIQYKEKVAREQARGRSVRLSLLTYPALMAADILVYGTHEVPVGEDQTQHVELARDLAQRFNQRYGPVFTVPRATQPRVSARVMDLQDPTSKMGKSHAETAGIVYLLDEPDMVRKKIMRAVTDSGTEVRYDRTEQPGVANLLDVLASCTDGKPEVLAEEFSSYGALKRATADAVLELLRPLQARHAELCADPSYMDGVLRAGAERARGLARPRVDEAYAAVGLLPPA, encoded by the coding sequence ATGACGGAGACGAAGACGGCGCGACGCCGGATCTTCAGTGGGATCAAACCGAGTGGGCATCTGACCCTCGGCAACTACCTCGGGGCCGTACGCCGGTGGGTTCAGGAGGACCAGCACCGTGCCGACGCGCTGTTCTGCGTCGTCGATCTGCACGCGCTCACGGTGGAGCACGATCCGGCACGGGTGCGGCGGCTCACCCGGCAGGCCGCCACGCTGCTGCTGGCCTCGGGGCTCGACCCCGAGCAGTGCACGCTGTTCGTCCAGAGCCAGGTGGACGAGCACGCGCGGCTGTCCTATCTCATGGAGTGCACGGCCACCGACGGCCAGATGCGGCGGATGATCCAGTACAAGGAGAAGGTCGCACGGGAACAGGCGAGGGGGCGGAGCGTACGGCTGTCGCTGCTCACCTATCCGGCGCTGATGGCGGCCGACATCCTCGTCTATGGCACGCATGAGGTGCCCGTCGGCGAGGACCAGACGCAACATGTCGAGCTGGCCCGGGATCTGGCGCAACGCTTCAACCAGCGGTACGGACCGGTCTTCACCGTGCCTCGGGCCACTCAGCCGCGGGTCTCGGCGCGGGTGATGGATCTGCAGGACCCCACCTCGAAGATGGGGAAGTCGCATGCGGAGACGGCGGGCATCGTCTATCTGCTCGATGAGCCGGACATGGTGCGGAAGAAGATCATGCGGGCCGTCACGGACAGCGGAACCGAGGTGCGGTACGACCGGACGGAGCAGCCGGGGGTGGCCAATCTGCTGGATGTGCTCGCCTCGTGCACCGATGGAAAGCCGGAGGTGCTGGCCGAGGAGTTCAGCTCGTACGGGGCGCTGAAGCGGGCCACGGCGGATGCGGTGCTGGAACTGCTGCGGCCGCTTCAGGCCCGGCACGCGGAGCTGTGCGCCGACCCCTCTTATATGGACGGGGTGCTGCGGGCCGGGGCCGAGCGGGCGCGTGGGCTGGCCCGGCCCCGGGTGGACGAGGCGTATGCGGCGGTCGGACTGCTGCCGCCCGCCTGA
- a CDS encoding HAD family hydrolase has protein sequence MRYDLVIFDNDGVLVDSESISNRILAAYLTELGHPTSYEDSIRDYMGSAMHRIHELVLERWGRQLPSDFDSTFHGRVFDAFRQELQPVAGVSEVLEKLRADGIPYCVASSGSHERIRVALRTTGLYDLFGEDHIFSSEDVGRGKPAPDLFLHAAERMGVARGRCAVVEDSPLGVQAAVAAGMDVYGYTAMTPAAKLAAASDRFVHMAELRGLLTSTHK, from the coding sequence ATGCGCTATGACCTGGTCATCTTCGACAACGATGGAGTGCTCGTGGACAGCGAGTCCATCTCCAATCGGATTCTCGCCGCCTACCTCACGGAGTTGGGGCACCCCACCAGCTACGAGGACTCCATACGCGACTACATGGGCTCCGCCATGCATCGCATCCACGAGCTGGTCCTCGAGCGTTGGGGCCGGCAGCTGCCGTCGGACTTCGACAGCACCTTCCACGGCCGGGTCTTCGACGCCTTCCGCCAGGAGCTGCAGCCGGTGGCCGGGGTGTCCGAGGTGCTGGAGAAGCTGCGGGCCGACGGGATTCCGTACTGCGTCGCCTCCTCCGGAAGCCATGAGCGCATCCGTGTCGCCCTCCGTACGACCGGGCTGTACGACCTCTTCGGTGAGGACCACATCTTCAGCTCCGAGGACGTGGGCCGCGGCAAGCCCGCCCCGGATCTGTTTCTGCACGCGGCCGAGCGGATGGGGGTGGCGCGCGGGCGCTGTGCCGTCGTCGAGGACAGCCCGCTCGGGGTCCAGGCAGCCGTGGCCGCAGGGATGGACGTGTACGGCTACACGGCCATGACACCCGCCGCCAAGCTCGCCGCGGCCAGCGACCGTTTCGTCCACATGGCCGAACTGCGAGGGTTGCTCACCTCTACCCACAAGTAG
- a CDS encoding MFS transporter — MTDSRPSRRLRQGRASLAISFFVQGAIFALLVTRIPALQDRYGISDGLLPLFLAAVPILAGAGSVGTEHLVKRMRPGLVLRVVQPIVSVALLAAGSGTTVWQLAAALAVFGLTVGALDASMNMLGVSLQRAYGRSIMLGFHGAYSLGGIAGASLAWVGAHWDLSLPTLYAPLVATLVPVALIAGRWYVDRRADHLADPQVEHQADDHGAAVSMRALLPLCLVMAFAYIGDSTVSNWSAKYLEDVLHSSEQLATIPYNVYMVTTLLGRSFGDFGVRRFGAVAVVRAGALLAGAGFAVVAAAPGPWAGMGGFTLLGLGLCVLVPQTFAAAGRLFPGASDAAVARLNIFNYVGFLIGSPLVGALGGAWSYRAAMLVPMALVLVTIRYARSFTPVPAGYGDGHERPRTVDVG, encoded by the coding sequence ATGACGGATTCGCGTCCGAGCCGCCGACTTCGGCAGGGCCGGGCCTCATTGGCCATCAGTTTCTTCGTCCAGGGCGCGATCTTCGCTCTGCTGGTGACGCGCATACCCGCGCTGCAGGATCGGTACGGGATATCCGATGGGCTGCTGCCCCTCTTCCTGGCCGCCGTGCCGATCCTCGCCGGTGCGGGCAGCGTCGGCACCGAGCATCTCGTCAAGCGGATGCGTCCGGGGCTCGTCCTCCGCGTGGTGCAGCCCATCGTCTCCGTCGCCCTGCTGGCCGCTGGATCGGGTACGACGGTATGGCAGCTCGCGGCGGCTCTCGCGGTGTTCGGGCTGACCGTCGGGGCGCTCGACGCGTCGATGAACATGCTCGGAGTGAGCCTGCAGCGCGCGTACGGCCGCAGCATCATGCTCGGCTTCCATGGCGCGTACAGCCTGGGCGGGATCGCCGGGGCCTCGCTGGCCTGGGTGGGCGCGCACTGGGACCTGTCGCTGCCCACGCTCTACGCACCGCTGGTGGCCACCCTGGTGCCCGTCGCGCTGATCGCCGGCCGCTGGTACGTGGACCGCCGAGCCGACCACCTGGCCGACCCCCAAGTCGAGCACCAAGCCGACGACCACGGTGCCGCCGTGAGCATGCGGGCGCTGCTGCCGCTCTGTCTCGTCATGGCCTTCGCCTATATCGGGGACTCGACCGTCTCCAACTGGAGCGCCAAGTATCTGGAGGACGTGCTGCACAGCTCCGAGCAGTTGGCCACGATCCCGTACAACGTCTATATGGTCACCACGCTCCTCGGCCGCTCCTTCGGCGACTTCGGGGTGCGGCGCTTCGGCGCGGTCGCCGTGGTCCGGGCCGGGGCGCTGCTCGCGGGCGCCGGTTTCGCGGTGGTCGCGGCGGCGCCCGGCCCATGGGCGGGGATGGGCGGGTTCACGCTGCTGGGGCTGGGGTTGTGCGTGCTGGTGCCGCAGACCTTCGCGGCCGCGGGGCGGCTCTTCCCCGGGGCGTCCGATGCCGCGGTCGCCCGCCTCAACATCTTCAACTACGTGGGCTTTCTCATCGGCTCACCGCTCGTCGGCGCCCTGGGCGGTGCGTGGAGTTACCGGGCGGCGATGCTGGTGCCGATGGCGCTCGTGCTGGTGACGATCCGGTACGCGAGGTCGTTCACCCCTGTACCAGCCGGATACGGTGACGGGCATGAGCGGCCGCGCACAGTTGATGTGGGATGA
- a CDS encoding acetoin utilization protein AcuC — translation MSGRAQLMWDEEVTGYDFGAGHPMDPVRLALTMRLVQAYGLDRAVQVVAAKPAGESTLRLVHGQEYIEAVRRASAAPESADGSYGLGTIDDPAFAGMHEASALIAGQSVGAAEDVWRGEALHAVNFAGGLHHAMPRGASGFCIYNDAALAVARLLELGAERVAYVDVDVHHGDGVQAAFWDDPRVLTISLHEHPRTLFPQTGWPEEAGGEGAEGSAVNVALPAGTSDEGWLRAFHAVVPELLAAFRPQVLVTQHGADTHVEDPLAHLAVTVDAQRAVAESCHRLAHEHADGRWVALGGGGYAVVDVVPRSWTHLVAIAAGRPVEPAAPVPEEWRQEVYRRTRMDAPRRMTDGREPSWREFAESGYDPADRLDQAILATRRAVFPHHGLLP, via the coding sequence ATGAGCGGCCGCGCACAGTTGATGTGGGATGAGGAAGTAACCGGATACGACTTCGGCGCCGGGCACCCGATGGACCCGGTGCGGCTCGCGCTGACCATGCGGTTGGTGCAGGCGTACGGGCTGGACCGGGCGGTCCAAGTGGTGGCCGCCAAGCCGGCCGGGGAGTCGACGCTGCGCCTGGTCCACGGGCAGGAGTACATCGAGGCGGTACGGCGGGCCTCGGCCGCCCCGGAATCGGCGGACGGTTCGTACGGCCTGGGGACGATCGACGATCCGGCCTTCGCGGGGATGCACGAGGCGTCCGCGCTGATCGCCGGGCAGTCGGTCGGCGCCGCCGAGGACGTATGGCGCGGAGAGGCGCTGCACGCGGTGAACTTCGCGGGCGGGCTGCACCATGCGATGCCCCGGGGCGCGTCCGGGTTCTGTATCTACAACGACGCGGCGCTGGCGGTCGCGCGGCTCCTGGAGCTGGGCGCGGAGCGGGTCGCGTACGTGGATGTGGATGTCCATCACGGGGACGGGGTCCAGGCGGCCTTCTGGGACGATCCTCGGGTACTGACGATCTCGCTGCATGAGCACCCCCGGACCCTGTTCCCGCAGACCGGCTGGCCGGAGGAGGCGGGCGGGGAGGGCGCCGAGGGCTCGGCGGTCAATGTGGCGCTGCCGGCCGGGACCTCGGACGAGGGATGGCTGCGGGCCTTTCACGCGGTGGTGCCGGAGCTGCTGGCGGCGTTCCGTCCGCAGGTGCTGGTGACCCAGCATGGCGCGGACACCCATGTCGAGGACCCGCTGGCCCACTTGGCGGTGACGGTCGACGCGCAGCGGGCGGTCGCCGAGAGCTGTCACCGGCTGGCGCATGAGCATGCGGACGGGCGCTGGGTCGCGCTCGGGGGCGGCGGCTATGCGGTGGTGGACGTGGTGCCGCGGTCCTGGACGCATCTGGTCGCGATCGCGGCGGGGCGGCCGGTCGAGCCCGCCGCGCCGGTGCCGGAGGAGTGGCGGCAGGAGGTGTACCGGCGGACCCGGATGGACGCGCCGCGGCGGATGACGGACGGGCGGGAGCCGAGCTGGCGGGAGTTCGCCGAGTCCGGGTACGACCCCGCGGACCGGCTGGACCAGGCGATCCTGGCGACGCGCCGGGCGGTCTTCCCGCACCATGGGCTGCTTCCGTGA
- a CDS encoding phosphatase, translated as MLSTAALRAHLLAARLAGPVATSREESLRRYRLFAARDPRVLLGLEPEYDWSFVELLSLMGAKCGVSVDPANVSGPDVIDPELTIAALHAFADRLRAAAQDRLPVLLGTGHPHRLLGFYAALASALSAAGCRVLTPAHGRCIDITTRFGVRTHRLAYVRGIAMVQAPGARPSVSEPGAHSHSPLPVRVALGSAVESGGPLPGLVIGDHGWVCGAGQLGFEAIGLGDTDDPALFVGEAEGRVSVAVPLDDAVRSGYYRPLTRYVLNRACLSQ; from the coding sequence GTGTTGAGTACTGCCGCGCTGCGCGCGCATCTGCTGGCGGCGCGGCTCGCCGGACCCGTGGCGACGAGCCGGGAGGAGAGCCTGCGCCGCTATCGGCTCTTCGCCGCCCGGGACCCCCGGGTGCTGCTCGGTCTGGAGCCCGAATACGACTGGTCCTTTGTGGAATTGCTCAGCCTGATGGGCGCCAAATGCGGGGTTTCGGTCGACCCGGCCAACGTTTCGGGGCCGGATGTGATCGATCCAGAGCTGACGATCGCCGCGCTGCATGCCTTCGCGGACCGGCTGCGCGCCGCCGCCCAGGACCGGCTCCCCGTGCTCCTCGGCACCGGCCATCCCCACCGTCTCCTCGGCTTCTACGCCGCGTTGGCGTCGGCGCTCTCGGCGGCGGGCTGCCGTGTCCTCACTCCCGCGCACGGTAGATGTATCGACATAACGACGCGGTTCGGCGTACGTACCCACCGGCTCGCCTACGTACGAGGTATTGCGATGGTGCAGGCGCCCGGCGCTCGCCCGTCCGTGAGTGAGCCGGGCGCCCACAGCCACTCGCCGCTCCCGGTTCGGGTCGCGCTCGGCTCTGCCGTGGAGTCCGGCGGCCCGCTGCCGGGACTGGTCATCGGGGACCACGGATGGGTCTGCGGTGCAGGTCAGCTCGGCTTTGAGGCCATCGGGCTCGGGGATACGGATGACCCCGCGCTGTTCGTCGGGGAGGCCGAGGGACGGGTGTCCGTCGCCGTTCCGCTTGATGACGCTGTGCGGTCTGGTTACTACCGGCCGCTTACTCGCTATGTACTCAATCGAGCGTGTCTGTCACAGTAG
- a CDS encoding helix-turn-helix domain-containing protein, producing the protein MAAGERPLNEVQFLTVAEVASVMRVSKMTVYRLVHSGHLPAIRVGRSFRVPEQAVHEYLRESYVGVESA; encoded by the coding sequence ATGGCTGCTGGCGAACGGCCTCTGAACGAGGTTCAGTTTCTGACCGTGGCGGAAGTCGCCTCGGTGATGCGAGTGTCCAAGATGACCGTGTACCGCTTGGTGCACAGCGGTCATCTGCCGGCGATCCGGGTGGGCAGGTCTTTCCGGGTCCCAGAGCAAGCGGTTCATGAATACCTCCGCGAATCGTATGTGGGGGTGGAGTCCGCCTAG
- a CDS encoding 30S ribosomal protein bS22 — MGSVIKKRRKRMAKKKHRKLLKRTRVQRRNKK, encoded by the coding sequence GTGGGCTCTGTTATCAAGAAGCGGCGCAAGCGGATGGCGAAGAAGAAGCACCGCAAGCTGCTCAAGCGCACGCGCGTCCAGCGTCGCAACAAGAAGTAA
- a CDS encoding NAD-dependent epimerase/dehydratase family protein — MGKVVLVTGVARRLGGRFVRRIQREPDVERVIGVDAVPPEHHLGGADFVRADIRHPTIGKLLAEYGVHTVVHMDINGTPLGARGNRASIKETNVIGTMQLLGACQKAPSVQRLVVKSSTNVYGSAPRDPAVFSETTPPKSLPSGGFAKDTVEVEGYVRGFARRRPDVAVCVLRFANILGPCADSPLAEYFALPVLPTVIGYDPRLQFVHEKDAIEVLRIGASEPRRSTLNSGTFNIAGDGVLLLSQAARRLGRPTLPLLLPTLRWARTALRSLGITDFSPEQVRLLTHGRVVATNQMRETLGFEPEHTTAGALADYAHSRGPGLLPPETLARTIDRLAALLPAGAQT, encoded by the coding sequence TTGGGAAAGGTCGTGCTCGTCACCGGGGTCGCTCGCCGCCTGGGAGGCCGTTTCGTCCGGCGCATACAGCGCGAACCCGATGTGGAGCGGGTGATCGGCGTGGACGCCGTGCCGCCCGAACACCACCTCGGCGGCGCCGACTTCGTCCGGGCCGATATCCGGCACCCCACGATCGGGAAACTGCTCGCCGAATACGGCGTCCACACGGTCGTCCACATGGATATCAACGGGACTCCGCTGGGGGCGCGCGGCAATCGCGCCTCGATCAAGGAGACCAATGTCATCGGCACCATGCAGCTCCTCGGTGCCTGTCAGAAGGCCCCGTCGGTGCAGCGGCTGGTGGTGAAGTCCAGCACCAATGTGTACGGCTCGGCGCCCCGCGACCCCGCCGTCTTCAGCGAGACCACCCCGCCCAAATCCCTGCCGAGCGGCGGCTTCGCCAAGGACACCGTCGAGGTCGAGGGATATGTCCGCGGTTTCGCCCGGCGCCGCCCCGATGTCGCGGTGTGCGTGCTGCGCTTCGCCAACATCCTGGGGCCCTGCGCGGACTCACCGCTCGCCGAGTACTTCGCGCTGCCCGTGCTGCCCACCGTCATCGGCTACGACCCGCGGCTGCAGTTCGTCCATGAGAAGGACGCCATCGAGGTGCTGCGGATCGGGGCCTCCGAACCGCGCCGGTCCACGCTCAACAGCGGCACGTTCAATATCGCCGGGGACGGGGTGCTGCTGCTCTCCCAGGCCGCCCGGCGGCTCGGCCGCCCGACCCTGCCGCTGCTGCTGCCCACCCTGCGATGGGCCCGCACCGCGCTGCGGTCCCTCGGCATCACCGACTTCTCGCCCGAGCAGGTCCGGCTGCTCACCCACGGCCGGGTCGTGGCCACCAACCAGATGCGCGAGACCCTGGGATTCGAACCCGAGCACACCACCGCCGGTGCCCTCGCGGACTATGCGCACAGCCGCGGCCCCGGGCTGCTCCCGCCCGAGACCCTCGCCCGTACCATCGATCGGCTCGCCGCGCTGCTGCCCGCGGGCGCCCAGACGTGA
- a CDS encoding lysophospholipid acyltransferase family protein: MADAKVIPFGEEPRSSRRKVPRLGRGGRSQGSLKPVPQQRDEALEQRPQTAAAAVPPLPPGPPKQAPGSGDWERKLAHGLSFLRRRITGDYEVDDFGYDHDLTEQVLMSLLRPLYENYFRVEVKGIENIPDSGGALVVANHSGVLPLDGLMLQVAVHDNHPAQRHLRLLAADLVFVLPVVNELARKAGHTLACSEDAQLLLERGEVVGVMPEGFKGIGKPFSERYKLQRFGRGGFVSTALRAGAPIVPCSIVGAEEIYPMVGNAKTLARLLGLPYFPVTPTFPLLGPLGAVPLPTKWTIQFGEPIPTDGHPPEAADDPMLMFNLTDQVRETIQHTLYKLLVQRRSVFF, translated from the coding sequence ATGGCGGACGCCAAGGTCATTCCGTTTGGTGAGGAGCCCCGGTCTTCCCGGAGGAAGGTCCCTCGGCTGGGGCGCGGCGGCCGCTCCCAGGGCTCGCTCAAGCCCGTACCGCAGCAGCGCGACGAGGCGCTCGAACAGCGCCCCCAGACGGCGGCCGCGGCCGTACCGCCCCTGCCGCCCGGCCCGCCCAAGCAGGCCCCGGGCAGCGGCGACTGGGAGCGCAAGCTGGCCCACGGGCTGAGCTTTCTGCGCCGCCGGATCACCGGGGACTACGAGGTCGACGACTTCGGCTACGACCACGACCTGACCGAGCAGGTCCTGATGTCCCTGCTTCGCCCGCTGTACGAGAACTACTTCCGGGTCGAGGTGAAGGGGATCGAGAACATCCCCGACAGTGGCGGTGCGCTCGTCGTCGCCAACCACTCCGGGGTGCTGCCGCTGGACGGGCTGATGCTCCAGGTCGCGGTGCACGACAACCACCCGGCCCAGCGCCATCTGCGGCTGCTCGCGGCCGACCTCGTCTTCGTGCTGCCGGTCGTCAACGAGCTGGCCCGCAAGGCGGGTCACACCCTCGCCTGCTCCGAGGACGCCCAGTTGCTGCTGGAGCGCGGCGAGGTGGTCGGGGTGATGCCGGAGGGCTTCAAGGGGATCGGCAAGCCGTTCTCGGAGCGGTACAAGCTACAGCGCTTCGGGCGGGGCGGCTTCGTCTCGACGGCGCTGCGCGCGGGGGCGCCGATCGTGCCGTGCTCGATCGTGGGCGCGGAGGAGATCTACCCGATGGTGGGGAACGCGAAGACCCTGGCCCGGCTGCTCGGCCTGCCGTACTTCCCGGTCACGCCGACCTTCCCGCTGCTGGGGCCGCTGGGCGCAGTGCCGCTGCCGACGAAGTGGACGATCCAGTTCGGCGAGCCCATCCCCACCGACGGGCATCCGCCGGAGGCGGCGGACGACCCGATGCTGATGTTCAACCTGACCGACCAGGTACGAGAAACGATCCAGCACACGCTCTACAAGTTGCTGGTGCAGCGGCGGTCGGTGTTCTTCTGA
- a CDS encoding DUF5667 domain-containing protein — protein MIANVSAHRRANAFAKALEALDALESNHQAAQDKTPQQQPGSPSAESAERRRLLALASGLGELPAPTLDPEVRVTQRAQLLAAMEAAFAEGAPRVPEQRRRTGGAHRAKPPVARLRPRSRWSKGLAAGGLTVGVAAGAFGGVAAASSDALPGDTLYGFKRGMEDLKLEMADGDADRGRIYLDQASTRMSEARRLMERTRTGDLDHDSLGEIRRALAGMRHDASEGHRLLHQVYQRDGSLGPIQQLSTFSQAHRGGWSRLRDQLPVQLMDVGDEVSSVFDAIDQEVGPLRALLPTKKEQQGQSGQTGHAPERADGVAPGDRPASTSATPSGSRTDETASHPHPSSSASAHDQSGGLVGGAGDLLDPPLGGASPSPSTGKGDPGGKTSSQPDITIPPLLPDLLPGLSIDGDDTR, from the coding sequence GTGATCGCGAACGTATCGGCACACCGGCGGGCGAACGCCTTCGCCAAGGCCTTGGAGGCCCTGGACGCCCTGGAGAGCAACCACCAGGCCGCCCAGGACAAGACGCCGCAGCAACAGCCAGGTTCCCCATCGGCGGAGAGCGCCGAGCGGAGACGGCTGCTGGCCCTGGCGAGCGGGCTGGGCGAGCTGCCGGCACCAACATTGGACCCGGAGGTACGCGTCACCCAGCGGGCGCAGTTGCTCGCCGCCATGGAGGCGGCCTTCGCCGAGGGCGCGCCACGCGTGCCCGAGCAGCGCCGCCGCACCGGCGGCGCCCACCGCGCCAAACCCCCGGTGGCAAGACTGCGCCCCCGTTCCCGCTGGTCCAAGGGGCTCGCGGCCGGGGGGCTCACCGTCGGCGTCGCGGCGGGTGCCTTCGGCGGCGTCGCCGCCGCCAGCTCGGACGCGCTGCCGGGCGACACCCTCTACGGGTTCAAGCGCGGCATGGAGGACCTCAAGCTGGAGATGGCGGACGGCGACGCCGACCGGGGCCGGATCTATCTGGACCAGGCGTCGACGCGGATGAGCGAGGCGCGCCGCCTGATGGAGCGCACCCGCACCGGCGATCTGGACCATGACTCGCTGGGGGAGATCCGCCGGGCCCTGGCCGGTATGCGCCATGACGCCTCCGAGGGCCACCGGCTGCTGCACCAGGTCTACCAGCGAGACGGCTCGCTCGGCCCGATCCAGCAGCTTTCCACCTTCTCGCAGGCGCATCGCGGCGGCTGGAGCCGGCTGCGCGATCAGCTACCGGTCCAGCTCATGGACGTCGGCGACGAGGTGAGCTCGGTCTTCGACGCCATAGACCAAGAGGTCGGTCCGTTGCGGGCGTTGCTGCCCACGAAGAAGGAGCAGCAGGGCCAGTCCGGCCAGACCGGGCACGCGCCCGAGCGCGCCGACGGGGTGGCCCCGGGCGACCGTCCGGCGTCCACCTCGGCCACCCCGAGCGGCAGCCGCACCGACGAGACCGCCTCCCACCCGCACCCGTCGTCCTCGGCAAGCGCCCACGACCAGAGCGGCGGCCTGGTGGGCGGCGCCGGGGACCTGCTGGACCCGCCGCTCGGCGGCGCGAGCCCCAGCCCGTCCACGGGCAAGGGCGACCCGGGCGGCAAGACGTCGTCCCAGCCGGACATCACCATCCCCCCGCTGCTGCCGGACCTCCTGCCGGGCCTGAGCATCGACGGCGACGACACAAGGTGA
- a CDS encoding ECF subfamily RNA polymerase sigma factor, BldN family: MYPHVGVDASGLATLRATVLDCLRGFVPTAYAVPGLAAPLPASPAVGTVNRPGQAGSCYALADGGAAVSRRSRGSTPTARRPGADSDSRRMMDLVERAQSGEAEAFGRLYDQYADTVYRYIYYRVGGKATAEDLTSETFLRALRRIGTFTWQGRDFGAWLVTIARNLVADHFKSSRFRLEVTTGEMLDANEVERSPEDSVLESLSNAALLQAVRKLNPQQQECVTLRFLQGLSVAETARVMGKNEGAIKTLQYRAVRTLARLLPEDAR, translated from the coding sequence GTGTACCCACACGTCGGGGTTGACGCCTCGGGCCTGGCTACGCTGCGCGCAACGGTCCTTGACTGTCTGCGCGGCTTCGTCCCCACCGCGTATGCCGTCCCCGGCCTCGCCGCCCCCCTGCCCGCCAGCCCAGCCGTCGGCACGGTCAATCGCCCCGGCCAGGCCGGTTCGTGCTACGCACTGGCGGACGGCGGCGCCGCGGTCAGCAGACGCTCCCGCGGCTCCACCCCCACCGCCCGGCGCCCCGGCGCCGACAGCGACAGCCGTCGCATGATGGACCTCGTCGAGCGCGCCCAGTCCGGAGAGGCCGAGGCGTTCGGCAGGCTCTACGACCAGTACGCCGACACGGTCTACCGCTATATCTATTACCGCGTGGGCGGCAAGGCCACGGCCGAGGACCTCACCAGCGAGACGTTCCTGCGCGCCCTGCGCCGCATCGGCACCTTCACCTGGCAGGGCCGCGACTTCGGCGCCTGGCTGGTGACCATCGCGCGCAATCTCGTCGCCGACCACTTCAAGTCCAGCCGCTTCCGGCTGGAGGTCACCACCGGCGAGATGCTCGACGCCAACGAGGTCGAGCGCAGCCCCGAGGACTCCGTCCTCGAATCGCTGTCCAACGCCGCTCTCCTGCAGGCGGTGCGAAAACTCAACCCGCAGCAGCAGGAGTGCGTGACGCTCCGCTTCCTCCAGGGCCTCTCGGTCGCCGAGACCGCCCGGGTCATGGGGAAGAACGAGGGCGCGATCAAAACCCTTCAGTACCGGGCCGTGCGCACCCTGGCCCGGCTTCTTCCGGAGGACGCCCGCTGA